A genome region from Schistocerca nitens isolate TAMUIC-IGC-003100 chromosome 4, iqSchNite1.1, whole genome shotgun sequence includes the following:
- the LOC126251323 gene encoding chondroitin proteoglycan-2-like has translation MNLRASVLTTVLVVVATAAVRASPVGDCPPVDPVDHTDHLPDSKNCSLFYKCDHAAPVLFVCPDGLHFNPTLEVCDWPENAGCAGGSASTSAPSSTAAPTSAATTAAPTSAPSSTANPAPTGDCPAVGTCPQNEDENSVAKHLPHASNCSQFCKCDHGKPVRFDCPAGLHFNPTLEVCDWPENAGCAGGSASTSAPSSTAAPTSAATTAAPTSAPSSTANPAPSGDCPAVGTCPQNEDENSVAKHLPHASNCSQFCKCDHGKPVRFDCPAGLHFNPTLEVCDWPENAGCAGGSASTSAPSSTAAPTNAATTSAPTSAPSSTANPAPSGDCPAVGTCPQNEDENSVAKHLPHASNCSQFCKCDHGKPVRFDCPAGLHFNPTLEVCDWPENAGCAGGSASTSAPSSTAAPTSAATTAAPTSAPSSTANPAPSGDCPAVGTCPQNEDENSIAKHLPHSSNCSQFCKCDHGKPVTFDCPAGLHFNPTLEVCDWPENAGCSGGSASTSAPSSTAASTSAATTAGPTSAATTAAPTAAPSSTAQPTEAPSGDCPAVGSCPQYEDENSIAKHLPHASDCTKFCKCDHGKPVTFDCPAGLHFNPTLEVCDWPYHAGCANKSGSTAASSSSTA, from the exons ATGAATCTACGAG CAAGTGTATTAACGACCGTGTTGGTCGTAGTTGCTACTGCTGCCGTCCGTGCATCACCTGTAGGGGACTGTCCCCCAGTAGATCCAGTGGACCACACAGACCACCTACCAGACAGCAAAAACTGTTCACTTTTCTACAAATGTGATCACGCAGCACCTGTACTGTTTGTGTGTCCTGATGGGTTGCACTTCAACCCTACACTGGAAGTATGTGACTGGCCAGAAAATGCAGGTTGTGCAGGTGGATCAGCATCAACTTCAGCTCCTAGCTCCACAGCTGCTCCAACAAGCGCTGCCACTACAGCTGCTCCAACTTCAGCACCAAGCTCAACAGCTAACCCTGCTCCAACAGGAGACTGTCCAGCTGTTGGTACGTGCCCACAAAATGAGGATGAGAATTCTGTTGCTAAGCACCTTCCGCATGCCTCAAACTGCAGTCAGTTTTGCAAATGTGACCATGGGAAACCGGTGAGATTCGACTGCCCGGCTGGACTGCACTTCAACCCTACTCTGGAGGTATGTGACTGGCCAGAAAATGCAGGCTGTGCAGGTGGATCAGCATCAACTTCAGCTCCTAGCTCCACAGCTGCTCCAACAAGCGCTGCCACTACAGCTGCTCCAACTTCAGCACCAAGCTCAACAGCTAACCCTGCTCCATCAGGAGACTGTCCAGCTGTTGGTACGTGCCCACAAAATGAGGATGAGAATTCTGTTGCTAAGCACCTTCCGCATGCCTCAAACTGCAGTCAGTTCTGCAAATGTGACCATGGGAAACCGGTGAGATTCGACTGCCCGGCTGGACTGCACTTCAACCCTACTCTGGAGGTATGTGACTGGCCAGAAAATGCAGGCTGTGCAGGTGGATCAGCATCAACTTCAGCTCCTAGCTCCACAGCTGCTCCAACAAACGCTGCCACTACATCTGCTCCAACTTCAGCACCAAGCTCAACAGCTAACCCTGCTCCATCAGGAGACTGTCCAGCTGTTGGTACGTGCCCACAAAATGAGGATGAGAATTCTGTTGCTAAGCACCTTCCGCATGCCTCAAACTGCAGTCAGTTCTGCAAATGTGACCATGGGAAACCGGTGAGATTCGACTGCCCGGCTGGACTGCACTTCAACCCTACTCTGGAGGTATGTGACTGGCCAGAAAATGCAGGCTGTGCAGGTGGATCAGCATCAACTTCAGCTCCTAGCTCCACAGCTGCTCCAACAAGCGCTGCCACTACAGCTGCTCCAACTTCAGCACCAAGCTCAACAGCTAACCCTGCTCCATCAGGAGACTGTCCAGCTGTTGGTACGTGCCCACAAAATGAAGATGAGAATTCTATTGCTAAGCACCTTCCGCATTCCTCAAACTGCAGTCAGTTCTGCAAATGTGACCATGGGAAACCCGTGACGTTTGACTGCCCGGCTGGACTCCACTTCAACCCTACTCTGGAGGTGTGTGACTGGCCAGAAAATGCAGGTTGCTCAGGTGGATCAGCATCAACTTCAGCTCCTAGCTCCACAGCTGCTTCTACAAGTGCTGCCACTACAGCTGGTCCTACAAGTGCTGCCACTACAGCTGCTCCAACGGCAGCACCAAGCTCAACAGCCCAACCAACAGAAGCCCCATCAGGAGACTGCCCAGCAGTAGGCTCCTGCCCACAATATGAAGATGAGAACTCTATTGCTAAACACCTTCCACATGCATCTGACTGCACCAAGTTCTGCAAATGTGACCATGGGAAACCTGTCACTTTCGACTGCCCTGCTGGACTCCACTTCAACCCTACTCTGGAAGTATGTGACTGGCCATACCATGCTGGCTGTGCAAATAAATCAGGATCAACCGCAGCTTCTAGCTCATCTACAGCTTGA